One window of the Leptospira ryugenii genome contains the following:
- a CDS encoding peptidylprolyl isomerase: MGNVIATIHTNKGDIRLNLFPDKTPNTVANFVNLAKRKFYDGLKFHRVISDFMIQGGCPLGTGTGGPGYKFRDEFASDLKHNKPGRLSMANAGPGTNGSQFFITHVPTPWLDGKHTVFGEVVDATDQKVVDEIRQGDQIKSISLSGDIDSVLDVAKANVEDWNQILDKK; this comes from the coding sequence ATGGGCAATGTAATCGCAACTATACATACAAATAAAGGTGACATTCGTTTGAACCTGTTTCCTGACAAAACTCCGAATACGGTGGCAAATTTTGTCAACCTCGCCAAAAGAAAGTTTTACGATGGTTTAAAGTTTCACCGGGTGATCTCAGATTTTATGATCCAAGGAGGATGCCCCTTGGGAACTGGTACTGGGGGTCCAGGTTATAAATTCCGAGATGAGTTTGCATCTGATCTCAAACACAACAAACCAGGCAGATTGTCTATGGCAAATGCAGGTCCAGGTACAAATGGTTCACAATTTTTCATTACACATGTTCCTACTCCTTGGTTAGATGGAAAACATACAGTTTTTGGAGAAGTTGTAGATGCGACAGACCAAAAAGTGGTAGATGAAATCCGTCAAGGGGATCAAATCAAATCAATCAGTCTATCAGGAGACATTGATTCTGTTTTAGATGTAGCTAAAGCAAATGTAGAGGATTGGAATCAAATCTTAGATAAAAAATAG
- a CDS encoding rhodanese-like domain-containing protein, with the protein MRYIVLLSLFLVTFGATHGEKKRKTSKIQKKTQIQNPLINYNDFQKIVDTSNVEREKHRLTEDQFLKMMSDPETIILDARSELRYKMLHVKGAVNLPFTEFTEKSLQKVVPNKKTKILIYCNNNFEGSPEAFAAKAPAASLNLSTYTSLKAYGYESIFELGPLLDIKSTKIPFEGNGSSPDEELNHSK; encoded by the coding sequence ATGAGATATATCGTTTTGCTTTCCCTTTTTCTGGTAACTTTCGGAGCGACCCACGGCGAGAAAAAAAGAAAGACTTCCAAAATTCAAAAAAAAACGCAGATCCAAAATCCTTTGATCAATTATAATGACTTTCAAAAGATTGTGGACACATCCAATGTTGAGAGGGAAAAACACCGTTTAACGGAGGATCAATTTTTAAAAATGATGTCTGACCCAGAAACCATTATCCTGGATGCAAGGTCGGAACTTCGCTATAAAATGTTGCATGTCAAGGGTGCTGTAAATCTCCCCTTTACGGAATTCACCGAAAAGTCACTACAAAAAGTGGTCCCCAATAAAAAAACAAAGATATTAATTTACTGCAATAATAACTTTGAGGGGAGTCCGGAAGCATTTGCGGCTAAGGCACCTGCAGCCTCGCTTAACCTTTCCACATATACCTCTTTAAAGGCTTACGGATATGAATCTATTTTTGAATTAGGGCCACTTTTGGATATAAAGAGCACAAAGATACCTTTTGAAGGCAATGGATCTAGTCCAGATGAAGAACTGAACCATTCAAAATGA
- a CDS encoding AsmA-like C-terminal region-containing protein, with product MILKRFFKYISLFLLAILIVISLLLIGLKQILEQSTIKSFVKVKVENILNITLNFETVDTVIFPYPGISMHGITVFDGKEILNIENVTVTFDISRVINSEFQIRSVSLENGYLLVERLPDGSFPLQTKFKSDADEIEKGKETVEKGPKELFRFLPKTISIQNISIRYQDDYFQQKSNVVIQECKVFIDREDTELSFTFLGDLNQNALNVESELTWTENHWKLNSLVAKSQIKFVEFKIANLGDLSQIFPKAHLSDSVLNSEIHIEKGLGETVSIPLLQVSLQGIKNKRNEAYPEISLESDLSLNEVENYLKINRLNLIYKDAAHLAIQGKLLKDESKPSEFTIKSNELDIDRLSLFSKVFSEMDLNRSVYFQKQRKEESIAHKSSPEVKPFSPTINFLLDTKKIKVTGKNISYLKGSISLQNPVLKFNQVSLGIFEGEANLTGNFHLKSGFLSMNAKLAGINIEKAIGSVTSDKLLKGKLRSNLSLELNTKAKEPKRTVKLRSEFHIGKGQLLGYANFIKPVAEVGKLFNFSGAKGESTEFESIDGSLSMANQTLTLHSFEMQGIGLNALGNGVYNENGKIDMKFTVGLSGMVGKAVKLPIIYKGYYGKNFAYIDPVWLTYVYTGTMLGGPAGTILGSVAGTRASDGFDKSIDFAKDKLGDLGGFLFGDKNSEMKKETSKKK from the coding sequence ATGATCCTCAAAAGGTTTTTTAAGTATATTAGTCTATTCTTATTAGCGATTCTTATTGTCATATCATTACTACTCATTGGTCTCAAACAAATTTTAGAGCAATCCACGATTAAGTCCTTTGTAAAAGTAAAAGTAGAAAATATTCTCAACATTACATTAAATTTTGAAACTGTGGATACAGTGATTTTTCCATATCCAGGTATCTCAATGCATGGGATAACTGTATTCGATGGAAAAGAGATTCTCAATATTGAAAATGTTACAGTTACATTTGATATTAGCCGTGTCATCAATTCTGAATTCCAAATCAGAAGTGTATCTCTTGAAAATGGATATCTATTGGTTGAAAGATTGCCGGATGGCAGTTTTCCATTGCAGACAAAGTTTAAATCAGATGCCGATGAGATTGAGAAAGGTAAAGAAACGGTAGAAAAAGGACCGAAAGAATTGTTTCGATTCTTACCCAAAACGATATCAATTCAGAATATTAGTATCCGTTACCAAGATGATTATTTCCAACAAAAATCCAATGTAGTGATTCAAGAATGCAAGGTATTCATCGACCGCGAGGATACGGAACTTAGCTTTACTTTTCTTGGTGACCTAAATCAAAATGCCTTAAACGTAGAATCCGAACTAACTTGGACAGAAAACCATTGGAAATTAAATTCTCTCGTAGCAAAGTCCCAGATTAAGTTTGTTGAATTCAAGATCGCTAATTTGGGTGATCTTTCACAGATCTTTCCCAAGGCGCATCTATCGGATTCTGTGTTGAACAGCGAAATCCATATCGAAAAAGGATTGGGAGAAACTGTCTCCATCCCTCTTTTGCAGGTATCGTTGCAAGGGATTAAAAACAAGCGCAATGAAGCATATCCTGAAATATCTCTCGAGTCCGATCTTTCCTTAAACGAAGTAGAGAACTATCTAAAAATAAACCGATTGAATCTTATCTACAAAGATGCTGCACATTTAGCAATCCAAGGTAAGTTATTAAAAGATGAGTCCAAACCATCAGAGTTTACCATAAAATCAAATGAGCTTGATATCGATAGATTGTCCCTTTTTTCCAAAGTATTTTCGGAGATGGACCTAAATCGGTCTGTCTATTTTCAGAAGCAGAGGAAAGAGGAAAGTATCGCACATAAATCTAGTCCAGAAGTTAAACCCTTTTCACCGACTATAAATTTCCTTTTGGATACAAAAAAAATAAAAGTTACAGGTAAGAATATCTCTTATCTAAAAGGATCAATTTCCTTGCAGAATCCAGTTCTCAAATTCAATCAAGTTTCTTTGGGAATATTTGAAGGAGAGGCAAATCTCACCGGGAATTTTCATCTGAAGTCTGGTTTTCTTTCGATGAATGCAAAGTTAGCTGGTATAAATATAGAAAAGGCGATCGGCTCAGTTACTTCCGATAAGCTACTGAAGGGAAAACTACGGTCCAATCTTTCTTTAGAATTGAATACGAAAGCAAAAGAGCCCAAACGTACCGTAAAACTAAGATCCGAATTTCACATTGGAAAAGGCCAGTTGTTAGGATATGCAAATTTTATCAAACCTGTCGCAGAAGTAGGAAAGTTGTTTAATTTTTCAGGAGCTAAAGGCGAAAGTACAGAATTTGAATCAATAGATGGCTCACTTTCGATGGCAAATCAGACTTTAACATTGCATTCATTTGAGATGCAAGGCATAGGACTCAATGCCCTTGGAAATGGTGTCTACAATGAAAATGGCAAAATTGATATGAAGTTTACGGTCGGGCTCTCAGGTATGGTGGGAAAGGCAGTAAAGCTTCCTATTATTTATAAGGGATACTATGGTAAAAATTTTGCCTATATAGATCCAGTTTGGCTTACTTATGTTTACACAGGAACTATGTTAGGTGGTCCAGCGGGCACCATTCTTGGCAGTGTTGCTGGAACTCGTGCCTCAGATGGCTTTGATAAATCCATTGACTTTGCAAAGGACAAACTCGGTGACCTTGGTGGTTTTCTGTTCGGAGATAAAAATTCAGAAATGAAAAAAGAAACTTCCAAAAAAAAATAG
- a CDS encoding TRL domain-containing protein → MKKPLLLFLLCSACTTVVTNVNNTTNLSEFNVKQLSNYKVGETCAISVLSVGPFGNSSIIETAKTADIGKIIFVDTKTINNFVYKKHCLVVYGI, encoded by the coding sequence ATGAAAAAACCCTTGCTCTTGTTTTTATTATGTTCTGCCTGCACAACCGTAGTGACAAATGTCAACAATACCACAAATTTGTCTGAGTTTAACGTAAAACAACTATCAAACTATAAGGTAGGGGAAACCTGTGCCATCTCGGTTTTGTCAGTTGGACCATTTGGCAATAGTTCTATCATCGAGACAGCCAAAACTGCCGACATTGGCAAAATCATATTTGTGGATACCAAAACGATCAATAACTTTGTCTATAAAAAACATTGTTTGGTCGTTTACGGTATTTGA
- a CDS encoding adenylate/guanylate cyclase domain-containing protein codes for MASHLISIIYYLFGDPKKNSLEHRLFNTISLVNGTLNIFGALGSFYLENFYIIFALNFISGLLLIYMYYLSRVKSIYYALYWPFNLTILIYLSAMWFFNGGSLGGNHYYFIPALVIATILIRDHNIWFLYGFYLLVTTVLYSVEFFQRSWVIPYKSDLDRYLDAGGNYLFVQILTGILIFILARNLNIERKKSDSLLLNVLPESVAEELKRNNHVVPVRYDMVSILFTDMVGFTKLAEKMSAEELVKELDQYFKGFDAISTRHNLEKIKTIGDAYMAVGGLPIPNPTNAIDAVLCGLELQNYMLQMKREREEKNLPAWELRLGIHTGPVVAGVIGTEKFAYDIWGDSVNMASRMESSGIVGEVNISQETYDLVKDFFDIEHRGKVAAKHKGEVDMYLVKAIKKELRYPDHPLKANDEFLKLYMSI; via the coding sequence ATGGCTAGTCATTTAATTTCCATTATTTATTATCTATTTGGTGATCCGAAAAAGAATTCCTTAGAGCATCGTTTGTTCAATACCATTTCTCTTGTGAATGGGACATTGAACATATTCGGTGCGCTAGGTTCTTTTTATCTGGAGAATTTTTATATCATTTTTGCTCTGAATTTTATTTCAGGTCTCCTCTTGATTTACATGTACTATTTATCTCGTGTGAAGAGCATCTATTATGCATTGTATTGGCCTTTTAATTTAACGATTCTCATCTATCTCTCTGCTATGTGGTTTTTTAATGGTGGTTCCTTGGGTGGAAATCATTATTATTTCATACCAGCCTTGGTGATTGCAACGATACTCATTCGAGACCATAACATCTGGTTTTTATATGGATTTTACCTTTTAGTAACAACAGTGCTTTACAGTGTTGAATTTTTCCAAAGAAGTTGGGTGATCCCGTATAAGTCCGATCTGGATCGATATTTGGATGCTGGGGGAAACTATCTTTTTGTACAAATTTTAACTGGCATCTTAATTTTTATCTTAGCGCGAAATTTGAATATAGAACGAAAAAAATCAGATTCCTTACTCCTGAACGTCTTGCCAGAATCAGTGGCAGAAGAATTGAAACGCAATAACCATGTCGTTCCCGTTAGATATGATATGGTTTCCATTTTATTTACTGATATGGTTGGATTTACAAAACTTGCCGAGAAGATGAGTGCCGAAGAGCTCGTCAAAGAGTTAGATCAATATTTCAAAGGATTTGATGCAATTAGTACTCGCCACAATTTAGAAAAAATAAAAACCATTGGTGATGCTTATATGGCAGTGGGTGGTCTTCCCATACCCAATCCAACCAATGCCATAGATGCGGTGTTATGTGGGCTTGAGCTTCAAAATTATATGCTTCAGATGAAGCGAGAAAGAGAAGAGAAAAATCTTCCTGCTTGGGAGTTACGTTTAGGGATACACACAGGCCCTGTAGTTGCTGGTGTCATCGGTACTGAAAAATTTGCCTACGATATTTGGGGAGATAGCGTAAATATGGCAAGTCGCATGGAGAGTTCGGGAATCGTGGGAGAGGTCAATATTTCCCAAGAGACCTATGATCTAGTCAAAGACTTTTTTGATATTGAACACCGAGGTAAGGTCGCCGCCAAACACAAAGGTGAAGTAGATATGTATTTGGTAAAAGCAATTAAAAAGGAGCTGAGATACCCTGACCATCCGTTAAAAGCAAACGATGAGTTTCTCAAGCTATACATGTCGATTTAA
- a CDS encoding alpha/beta fold hydrolase, whose translation MKVFLGFFVCCLYIFGQAALSGESVSHYQLANHHLDYIACPKNKVRLLVFIHGSPGASSDYESYLLDTDLQKEFCLVSVDRPGFGKSTASDWKPNLVQQTNAIRNLLLQFIKDNNLSPKAIYLVGHSYGGPLAFLLRGFHNEARYVILLSSPMDPNLEELHWYNHLAAYSVIQFVLPKTWIRSNEEMFTLKSDLISIRKDSKPLPEDILLVHGEKDGLVPFQNTEYLEKLYPNLPKLLIPISGAGHLIPWQEYAAVKESILTFVKRHR comes from the coding sequence ATGAAAGTTTTTTTAGGATTCTTCGTTTGTTGCTTATATATATTTGGACAGGCAGCACTCTCAGGGGAATCTGTTTCACACTATCAGTTGGCAAACCACCACCTAGATTACATAGCTTGTCCAAAAAATAAAGTCCGATTGCTTGTCTTTATACATGGCTCCCCAGGAGCATCTTCTGATTATGAATCCTACTTGTTAGATACAGATTTGCAAAAGGAGTTTTGTTTGGTATCTGTGGACCGCCCAGGTTTTGGGAAATCCACTGCGAGTGATTGGAAACCCAACTTAGTTCAGCAAACAAATGCAATACGGAATTTGCTACTCCAATTTATCAAAGATAATAATCTAAGTCCGAAAGCCATCTATTTAGTCGGGCACTCATACGGTGGACCCTTAGCCTTTTTGTTGCGTGGATTCCATAATGAAGCTAGGTATGTCATCTTACTTTCTTCGCCTATGGACCCCAATTTGGAAGAATTGCATTGGTACAATCATCTGGCCGCCTATTCAGTGATCCAATTTGTTTTACCTAAGACCTGGATTCGTTCCAATGAAGAAATGTTTACTCTAAAATCGGATTTAATTTCCATTCGAAAGGATTCAAAACCTCTCCCAGAGGACATATTGCTCGTTCACGGGGAAAAGGATGGCTTGGTCCCTTTTCAGAACACGGAATATCTTGAGAAGCTTTATCCGAACTTGCCAAAACTTTTAATACCTATCTCGGGTGCTGGCCACCTCATCCCATGGCAGGAGTATGCTGCTGTTAAGGAGTCTATTTTAACATTTGTGAAACGCCACCGTTGA
- a CDS encoding carboxylate--amine ligase, translating into MVLLLIQKNRREDVWIRIQKIPKLEFWPSVIFYTPLIPYVCYLIIRYGSIRLITASNPLIPMGGIMMESKFSILKSLPVQWIAKATLFEMADKHNASVKLYDFLKTLNSPFPIIAKPDIGERGRGLKLIANQSDLDSFVKNLDVNYIFQEYHPGPFEAGIFYYRMPGENQGKIFSITKKTFPVLIGDGKHTIEELIKRHPRFKFQKNTFLDRNLKHLNVILSVGETFSLGFTGNHIQGCMFEDGSDLITKELERSIDTISLSCHGFFFGRYDIRYKSESDLKEGHSFKIIELNGAMSESTNLYDPKFTIWKSYSILFQQWKLLFQIGKKNHEAGTLLATYKEFYALWQSYQDYIKQIDPISKEFG; encoded by the coding sequence ATGGTTCTTCTCCTCATACAAAAGAATCGAAGAGAAGATGTTTGGATTCGCATACAGAAAATCCCTAAACTTGAGTTTTGGCCGAGCGTCATTTTTTATACTCCACTCATTCCTTATGTTTGTTATCTTATCATTCGATATGGATCCATTCGATTGATTACCGCGTCCAATCCTCTCATTCCAATGGGAGGAATCATGATGGAATCAAAGTTTTCGATCTTAAAATCTCTTCCTGTTCAGTGGATTGCAAAGGCCACACTCTTTGAGATGGCTGATAAACATAATGCAAGCGTCAAACTTTATGATTTTTTAAAAACACTGAACTCTCCATTTCCTATCATCGCAAAACCCGATATAGGTGAGAGAGGAAGAGGATTGAAACTCATAGCAAACCAAAGTGATTTGGATAGTTTTGTAAAAAATCTCGATGTAAATTATATCTTCCAAGAATACCACCCTGGCCCCTTTGAAGCTGGTATATTCTACTACCGAATGCCAGGAGAAAACCAAGGGAAAATCTTTTCGATCACAAAGAAAACGTTTCCAGTACTGATTGGAGATGGCAAACATACGATAGAAGAGTTGATAAAGAGACATCCTCGCTTTAAGTTCCAAAAAAATACTTTCTTGGATCGTAATCTAAAACATCTAAATGTGATCCTCTCAGTGGGTGAAACATTTTCTCTTGGATTTACTGGTAATCACATCCAAGGTTGTATGTTTGAGGATGGTAGTGATTTGATAACAAAAGAATTGGAAAGATCAATTGATACTATTTCCCTTTCTTGCCATGGATTCTTCTTTGGTAGGTATGACATTCGTTATAAAAGTGAATCCGATTTAAAAGAAGGTCATTCATTTAAAATCATAGAACTAAATGGAGCGATGAGTGAATCCACAAATCTCTATGATCCAAAGTTTACAATTTGGAAGTCTTATTCCATCCTATTCCAACAATGGAAACTTTTGTTCCAAATCGGCAAAAAAAACCATGAGGCTGGGACTCTTCTTGCTACTTATAAAGAATTTTATGCTCTCTGGCAATCCTATCAGGATTATATAAAACAGATAGACCCTATTTCGAAAGAATTCGGTTAA
- a CDS encoding pectin acetylesterase-family hydrolase → MKIRTSITVLSVVLSLASCKKEKDNDDKELLALGLLAALQTPYIGITPTRGSITIGGNANRTITYDPKCTGVSGNQTFKFYLKKGTSKNLLVNFMGGGACWDGKNCFGSNTTTYFNRMEILSELAVRLAFNGILEERNANNPFKDWNVLFIPYCSGDLFWGSKATTYTDPTTNTATTLQHRGFDNFLASIDYVSKTTDWKPGTGDKIFVTGQSAGAYGAIYNFPYIKEIFPNNEVNVLGDAGAGVIPTNFQAQGPVDKWGADANVPTWVGVSSTSFATIQLGDFYKQVANFYPSSRVAQYTTNFDGNQRYFFNVQKRIQANVSYTNSTDLWGKSDGSQVDDSTSCTWVTEARTNIITRSGQSSNFRYYIAGGDVHTITTSANFYTESSGGSSLLTWLRGMLANNSDWVNRDCKSIGNCSPPATASSPSGISCSF, encoded by the coding sequence ATGAAGATACGTACATCGATCACAGTTTTATCAGTCGTCTTGAGTTTGGCTTCTTGTAAAAAGGAAAAAGACAATGACGATAAGGAATTGCTTGCTCTAGGCCTTCTTGCCGCTCTGCAAACTCCCTACATTGGAATAACTCCCACACGAGGATCGATTACGATCGGAGGAAACGCAAACAGAACCATCACCTACGATCCAAAATGTACGGGTGTCAGTGGCAACCAGACATTCAAATTTTACTTAAAGAAAGGAACTAGCAAAAATCTACTCGTCAACTTCATGGGGGGAGGAGCTTGTTGGGATGGGAAAAATTGTTTTGGGTCCAATACAACGACTTATTTCAATCGGATGGAGATTCTTTCTGAACTAGCCGTGCGCCTTGCCTTCAACGGAATCCTGGAAGAAAGAAATGCAAACAACCCTTTCAAAGATTGGAATGTTCTATTCATTCCCTATTGCTCTGGTGATTTATTTTGGGGTTCCAAGGCAACTACCTACACGGACCCGACGACAAACACGGCAACAACCTTACAACATAGAGGATTCGATAACTTCCTTGCTAGTATTGATTACGTTTCCAAAACTACGGATTGGAAACCTGGCACAGGCGATAAAATATTTGTAACAGGTCAGTCAGCGGGTGCCTATGGTGCTATCTATAACTTCCCTTACATCAAAGAAATTTTTCCTAATAATGAAGTCAATGTTCTAGGAGATGCTGGTGCTGGAGTGATCCCTACAAACTTCCAAGCGCAAGGTCCCGTGGATAAATGGGGGGCGGATGCAAACGTGCCCACTTGGGTTGGGGTATCAAGCACTAGCTTTGCCACCATCCAATTGGGTGATTTCTATAAACAAGTAGCAAACTTCTACCCATCAAGCCGTGTTGCGCAATATACAACAAACTTTGATGGAAACCAAAGATACTTCTTTAATGTCCAAAAAAGAATCCAAGCAAACGTAAGTTATACGAACTCAACTGACCTATGGGGTAAAAGTGATGGATCACAGGTGGATGACAGTACTTCTTGCACCTGGGTGACTGAAGCAAGAACCAACATAATCACTCGGTCTGGGCAAAGTTCCAACTTCCGGTACTACATTGCTGGTGGGGATGTACACACCATCACAACGAGTGCAAATTTTTATACAGAGTCTTCCGGTGGGTCCTCTCTCCTCACTTGGCTCCGCGGTATGCTTGCCAACAACAGTGATTGGGTAAACCGAGATTGCAAATCTATCGGGAACTGTAGTCCTCCTGCCACGGCAAGCTCACCCTCTGGGATTAGTTGTTCCTTTTAA
- a CDS encoding NAD(P)H-dependent oxidoreductase codes for MKKILHILVHPNFESSKANQMLLDYIPDVDCITKHDLYESYPDFFIQVKKEQELLVDHDLILFQHPLYWYSSPPLLKQWIDLVLELGWAYGEGGRALEGKIWKQIITTGGSETAYTPEGFHKAYLHDFLLPFKRTAELCRMVYEPPFVLYGSYQKGEKELHETGQALASHLQQIIEEGSYGKS; via the coding sequence ATGAAGAAGATATTACATATACTGGTGCATCCAAACTTTGAATCATCTAAAGCAAATCAAATGCTCCTAGACTACATCCCTGACGTGGATTGTATCACAAAACATGATTTATATGAGAGTTATCCCGATTTTTTCATTCAGGTGAAAAAAGAACAGGAACTGTTGGTCGACCATGATTTGATTCTCTTCCAACACCCTTTGTATTGGTATAGCTCTCCTCCGCTTTTAAAGCAATGGATTGATCTAGTCTTGGAATTGGGTTGGGCCTATGGCGAAGGTGGAAGAGCTTTGGAAGGGAAGATTTGGAAACAAATCATCACGACTGGCGGCTCGGAGACCGCGTATACGCCAGAGGGCTTCCACAAAGCCTATTTGCATGATTTTTTGCTTCCTTTCAAACGTACGGCAGAATTATGCCGAATGGTCTATGAACCCCCCTTTGTCTTATACGGTTCTTACCAAAAGGGAGAAAAGGAACTTCACGAAACGGGCCAAGCCCTAGCTTCCCATTTACAACAAATCATTGAAGAGGGTTCGTATGGAAAATCTTAG
- a CDS encoding monovalent cation:proton antiporter-2 (CPA2) family protein produces MENLSFFFQAMVYLGAAIVMVPIAHRLGLGSVLGYLLAGILIGPSFFGWVGEEGEHLLHFAEFGVVMMLFVIGLELEIDLLLKLKNWLIGLGGLQVLVTTLFFTGISYLFTNHWKASLAIGMILSLSSTAIVLQTLKEKGLMKAVSGQASFSVLLFQDMAVIPMLAIFPFLIPHDQVLGDSHSSSLIAHLPAWLRTVLISACILSIVFLGKFALNPLFRVIAKTGLREIFTAASLLLVIGISLLMTSIGLSQALGTFLAGVVLASSEFRHELESDIEPFKGLLLGLFFISVGSSMEVALVLSSPGKILLVVAMMMIGKTIILFVLGKLFSFPKDQNLYFSLALSQVGEFAFVLFSFSEQNGILDKNTVSLLVAAVAISMAMTPIFLLLYEKLYLPKLATNSQSSRKQDHIENEENPVIIAGFGKFGNMLGRFLRGSGIHLTVLDYDADRVEMLRKFDFKVYFGDATRYELLLGAGAEKAKLMICALDSYEKQVELIHTVKKHFPNLKILARAGDREEAYELKSLGADSVFRETRETAVEMGIEALKSLGFRSYQAKKAALTFLDHDTQTFEELYKHRNDRKTYISLAKQRTAELERLMKVDTVKDISENSDIWGILADDELPVS; encoded by the coding sequence ATGGAAAATCTTAGTTTTTTCTTCCAAGCTATGGTCTATTTGGGCGCTGCCATTGTGATGGTGCCGATTGCACATCGCCTCGGACTTGGTTCCGTTTTGGGCTATCTCTTGGCAGGCATCCTTATCGGTCCCAGTTTTTTTGGCTGGGTGGGAGAGGAGGGTGAACATCTGCTCCACTTTGCTGAATTTGGAGTGGTGATGATGTTGTTTGTCATCGGACTCGAACTTGAAATTGATCTTTTGTTAAAACTCAAAAACTGGCTGATCGGTTTGGGTGGTTTGCAGGTGCTTGTGACCACTTTGTTTTTCACAGGGATTTCTTATCTTTTTACCAATCATTGGAAGGCATCGCTTGCGATTGGAATGATCCTTTCCTTGTCTTCAACTGCCATCGTCTTGCAAACCTTAAAAGAAAAAGGATTGATGAAGGCTGTTTCGGGCCAAGCTTCTTTTTCGGTTTTGCTTTTCCAAGATATGGCCGTCATTCCTATGCTTGCTATATTTCCATTCCTAATTCCACATGATCAAGTATTAGGCGATAGTCACTCTTCTAGTTTAATTGCTCACCTACCAGCTTGGTTACGTACTGTACTTATATCAGCTTGTATTTTGAGCATTGTATTTTTAGGAAAATTTGCTCTTAACCCACTCTTTCGTGTGATTGCTAAAACAGGACTACGAGAAATTTTTACTGCCGCAAGCCTTTTACTTGTGATTGGGATTTCACTTCTAATGACAAGCATTGGATTATCGCAAGCCTTGGGGACTTTTTTAGCGGGCGTTGTACTTGCTTCTAGTGAGTTCCGTCATGAATTAGAAAGTGATATTGAACCCTTTAAGGGACTCTTATTAGGTCTATTTTTCATTAGCGTGGGCTCTTCTATGGAGGTAGCCTTAGTGCTTTCATCCCCAGGGAAAATTTTGCTTGTGGTTGCAATGATGATGATAGGCAAGACCATCATTCTTTTTGTATTGGGAAAATTATTTTCATTCCCAAAAGATCAAAATTTATACTTCTCTTTAGCTCTTTCTCAAGTGGGGGAGTTTGCCTTCGTTCTCTTTAGTTTTTCGGAACAAAATGGAATCTTGGATAAAAACACAGTTTCACTCCTAGTTGCTGCTGTTGCGATTAGTATGGCTATGACACCCATATTTCTTTTGTTATACGAAAAGTTGTACCTTCCAAAATTGGCCACAAATTCTCAGAGTTCCAGAAAACAAGACCATATAGAAAACGAAGAGAACCCAGTCATAATCGCGGGATTTGGAAAGTTTGGGAATATGTTAGGTCGATTCTTGCGAGGTTCAGGTATACATCTAACTGTCCTTGATTATGATGCTGACCGAGTTGAAATGCTCCGTAAATTTGATTTTAAAGTCTATTTTGGTGATGCAACTCGTTATGAGCTTTTACTTGGTGCAGGTGCAGAAAAAGCTAAACTGATGATCTGTGCTTTAGATAGTTATGAAAAGCAGGTAGAGTTAATCCATACCGTCAAAAAACACTTTCCGAATTTGAAAATTTTAGCAAGGGCTGGAGACAGAGAAGAAGCATACGAGTTAAAATCCTTAGGTGCTGATTCTGTATTCCGTGAGACCAGGGAAACAGCCGTCGAAATGGGTATAGAGGCCTTGAAGTCTTTGGGATTTCGATCTTACCAAGCTAAAAAAGCAGCACTTACATTTTTGGACCATGACACACAAACGTTTGAAGAGCTTTACAAACACAGAAACGACCGTAAAACCTATATTAGTTTGGCTAAACAGAGGACTGCCGAGTTGGAAAGGCTGATGAAAGTGGATACTGTTAAAGACATCAGTGAAAATTCTGATATTTGGGGAATACTTGCGGATGATGAATTGCCAGTTTCTTGA